A single window of Nicoliella spurrieriana DNA harbors:
- a CDS encoding phosphoribosylanthranilate isomerase, translating to MTKIKICGLTNPTEIEIINQVHPDLAGFVFAGGRHQVTSKQAQQLRIQLDSQIKAVGVFVDTPIDEIIQLANDGVIQVAQLHGDQTEDDVQALQNAGIPVIRVFKPSRQSVTTTNADYVMVDSGNGSGQPLDWQSLQIQVKQPIILAGGLNPNNAQRAIDTVAPDYLDVSSGVEAAGKKSYELVNKMVTIAHSN from the coding sequence ATGACTAAAATTAAAATCTGTGGCTTGACCAATCCAACTGAAATTGAGATTATCAACCAAGTCCACCCCGACTTAGCTGGATTTGTGTTTGCAGGCGGTAGGCATCAAGTAACTAGCAAACAGGCTCAGCAACTTCGTATCCAATTAGATTCCCAAATTAAAGCGGTCGGCGTCTTTGTTGACACCCCGATTGACGAAATCATTCAATTGGCAAATGACGGTGTCATTCAAGTGGCCCAATTACATGGTGATCAAACTGAAGATGATGTTCAAGCGTTACAAAATGCTGGGATTCCAGTGATTAGAGTCTTTAAGCCGTCCCGCCAATCAGTGACTACAACTAATGCTGATTATGTGATGGTTGATAGTGGAAATGGTTCTGGGCAACCGCTAGATTGGCAGTCGTTACAAATCCAGGTTAAACAACCCATCATCCTAGCGGGAGGGTTGAATCCTAATAATGCTCAAAGGGCAATTGACACGGTTGCACCAGATTATTTAGACGTTAGTAGTGGCGTTGAGGCCGCTGGAAAGAAAAGCTATGAGTTAGTTAATAAAATGGTTACCATTGCCCATTCAAATTAA
- a CDS encoding 2-keto-4-pentenoate hydratase, which yields MTNTRTNQTNETVVGLNDTEEKLAQALYHAYMNREALKMDDWTNLMNDEEASYRVQRRLMELKAQPLGGYKVSLTSKQTQDMFDSTEPLYGAQVQDHFVKSPATLSLSSDLMDPLAEVELVFKAKEDLSVNDSLEDLARKTTVASGVEVPDSRFSDWFPSLSKYLVMSDAAVGGYVVYGEERDTSEFSLKDLENVHTKLYHNGKEEVDGVSSEVLGNPLNSLQWLVKKLHEQGQSFKAGQRVSSGTFLLPPRLTEGDWTAKFDNGFSDVTVNVKE from the coding sequence ATGACAAACACTAGAACTAACCAAACCAACGAAACTGTAGTAGGATTAAACGACACTGAAGAAAAATTAGCACAAGCCCTTTACCATGCTTACATGAATCGTGAAGCATTAAAGATGGATGATTGGACTAACTTAATGAATGATGAAGAAGCATCATATCGGGTTCAACGCCGATTAATGGAGCTTAAGGCACAACCATTAGGTGGGTACAAAGTAAGCCTTACTAGTAAGCAAACCCAAGACATGTTTGACTCCACCGAACCATTATATGGTGCTCAAGTACAAGATCACTTTGTAAAATCACCAGCAACATTATCATTGAGTAGTGATTTAATGGATCCATTAGCCGAAGTGGAATTAGTCTTTAAGGCTAAGGAAGATCTATCAGTTAATGATTCATTAGAAGACTTAGCTCGTAAGACGACCGTTGCTTCAGGAGTGGAAGTCCCTGATTCACGATTCTCTGATTGGTTCCCATCCCTATCCAAGTACTTAGTAATGTCCGATGCAGCTGTTGGTGGCTATGTCGTTTACGGTGAAGAACGTGACACTAGCGAATTCAGCTTAAAGGATTTAGAAAATGTTCATACCAAACTTTACCATAATGGCAAAGAAGAAGTGGATGGAGTTTCTTCAGAAGTATTAGGAAACCCACTCAATTCACTTCAATGGCTCGTGAAGAAATTACACGAACAGGGGCAATCATTTAAAGCTGGCCAACGGGTATCATCTGGAACCTTCTTATTACCACCACGTTTAACTGAGGGTGACTGGACTGCTAAATTCGACAATGGCTTTAGTGACGTTACCGTTAACGTTAAAGAATAG
- the thiD gene encoding bifunctional hydroxymethylpyrimidine kinase/phosphomethylpyrimidine kinase: protein MNQFPQALTIAGIDSDGGGGMPIDLKTMMAMHVYGLSVITTTVAANSYGIIDSHALPIAFIENEFKALTADYQIRACKTGLLDSKALINTVVANYQRHDMGYLVVDPVILAKTGEVLLTPDEIDTLKERLIPLATVITPNYYEAEKLTGMQINDQHQMVVAAQKLRQLGCLNVMIKGRHDQNGEKQDEVSDLLLLESGEQVWLTGPYFQTNRKNGTGDALSAAITAELAKGRSVEQAVRTAKTYVDQTIKNEIIVGHKYGPINNWAGQE, encoded by the coding sequence ATGAACCAATTTCCTCAAGCTTTGACCATTGCCGGAATCGATAGTGATGGTGGTGGGGGGATGCCGATTGATTTAAAAACCATGATGGCCATGCACGTTTATGGCCTTTCGGTCATTACCACAACGGTTGCTGCAAATTCGTATGGAATTATTGATAGCCACGCCCTCCCCATTGCCTTTATCGAAAATGAATTTAAAGCCCTAACTGCCGATTATCAAATTCGAGCATGTAAAACCGGGTTATTGGATAGTAAGGCCCTAATTAACACCGTGGTAGCGAATTATCAGCGGCATGATATGGGATATCTAGTCGTTGATCCAGTGATCCTAGCTAAAACCGGCGAAGTATTACTGACACCTGATGAAATCGATACATTAAAGGAACGGTTAATACCGCTCGCAACCGTTATCACGCCGAATTACTATGAAGCTGAAAAGTTAACGGGCATGCAAATTAATGACCAGCATCAGATGGTGGTTGCTGCACAAAAGCTGCGGCAACTGGGTTGTTTGAACGTAATGATCAAGGGGCGCCATGATCAAAATGGTGAAAAACAAGATGAAGTTAGCGACCTATTGCTCTTGGAATCCGGTGAGCAGGTATGGCTAACGGGTCCCTACTTCCAAACCAATCGCAAGAATGGGACTGGGGATGCACTCTCAGCTGCCATTACTGCAGAACTAGCTAAGGGCCGTTCCGTTGAGCAAGCAGTGCGGACCGCAAAAACATACGTTGATCAAACCATTAAAAACGAAATCATAGTCGGCCATAAGTACGGACCCATTAATAACTGGGCCGGTCAAGAATAA
- a CDS encoding ketopantoate reductase family protein translates to MKYAILGAGGMGLHFGILLQEVGYDVDYIDTWKPQVETIRKQHGVYVSRRGQGRHLVNIDNIYYPEEYHGKPDVVIPFTKQIGLAEMLERCQHFFNDDQYALTLMNGMGHIEKIDKYFPKEHVIGGTALIGSILTKPGEVDFVAAKGTGSCNLANQSETIDDTTKEIAKELTESGLNATIHENFMGTLLAKVIFNSVLNSLATSFQCSYGEFIASPSAKPLGVDLVNEAFDVFERAGIKLLSTREEEWQTIYHVAHDVNPEHYPSMYQDLVTNRPTEVEYINGYIYRLGLKYGYIAHSHKFAINLVHIAEKLHAVRGK, encoded by the coding sequence ATGAAATATGCAATTTTAGGCGCAGGTGGCATGGGACTTCATTTTGGCATTTTGTTACAAGAAGTGGGCTATGACGTTGACTATATTGATACCTGGAAACCACAAGTGGAAACGATTAGAAAGCAACATGGGGTCTACGTATCAAGACGTGGCCAGGGTCGGCACTTGGTCAACATTGATAATATTTATTATCCAGAGGAATATCATGGAAAGCCCGACGTTGTAATTCCATTCACTAAGCAAATTGGCTTGGCTGAGATGCTGGAACGTTGCCAACACTTCTTTAATGATGATCAATACGCACTCACGTTAATGAACGGGATGGGCCATATTGAAAAAATTGATAAGTACTTTCCAAAGGAACATGTAATTGGTGGGACCGCCTTGATTGGTAGTATTTTAACCAAGCCCGGAGAAGTCGACTTCGTTGCTGCAAAGGGGACTGGGTCATGTAATCTAGCTAACCAAAGTGAAACAATTGATGATACCACCAAGGAAATTGCAAAGGAGCTTACTGAATCCGGATTAAACGCCACGATTCATGAAAACTTCATGGGAACATTACTAGCTAAGGTCATTTTCAATTCAGTCTTAAATAGTCTTGCCACTAGTTTTCAATGTTCATACGGTGAATTTATTGCATCACCATCCGCAAAGCCGTTGGGAGTCGATTTAGTAAATGAGGCGTTCGATGTTTTTGAACGGGCGGGGATTAAGTTGCTAAGCACCCGTGAAGAAGAATGGCAAACGATTTATCACGTGGCGCATGACGTTAATCCTGAGCACTATCCATCGATGTACCAAGATTTAGTAACTAATCGCCCAACTGAAGTTGAGTATATCAACGGATACATCTATCGGTTAGGTCTCAAGTATGGTTATATTGCACATTCACATAAATTCGCAATTAACTTGGTTCACATTGCTGAAAAGTTACATGCAGTAAGGGGCAAATAG
- a CDS encoding family 20 glycosylhydrolase: MNWIKNKPLFWCGLLVLLTIFGIIFSSNVQASSFRWHGLDYDDARNPTDVKQIKIMIDDIAKHKGNYLKLHLSDDTDFAIENDTIGQTTQRYPTMKNGLYYNSQTKKLFMSKQQFSDVVQYGLQKHIIVIPEIDIPSHSVGLHNVLKYTNPELDKKTYDSAYEQFSYGKKATKDMFKTMLQEYLPLIPANTPVGTGGDELAVASKQHKESLLKFDNEIDASLGSHPMWIYNDSAQKQTYKRLNKDIVIEYWSQTGDQDVKAYTKDNIKNNATASQLLKNGHKLVNINSYFLYLLPETSFVTKKNYKYYLKDLNSYFGENIFNESNFYTKVKTSKNIIGSASSIWYDNKPQMTPKQTVKKLMPWVDGFLDWVRKGKLTVK, encoded by the coding sequence ATGAATTGGATCAAAAATAAGCCATTATTTTGGTGTGGATTACTTGTATTACTAACAATTTTTGGAATCATTTTCAGTAGTAATGTTCAAGCATCCAGCTTTCGTTGGCACGGTCTGGATTATGATGATGCTAGAAATCCAACCGACGTCAAACAAATTAAAATCATGATTGACGACATTGCAAAACATAAGGGGAACTACCTTAAATTACACTTATCTGATGATACAGATTTTGCAATTGAAAATGACACAATTGGTCAAACCACCCAACGTTACCCCACCATGAAAAACGGGCTTTACTATAATTCACAAACAAAGAAGTTATTTATGAGCAAACAACAATTTAGTGATGTCGTTCAATATGGACTACAAAAACACATTATTGTAATCCCAGAAATTGATATTCCATCACATTCAGTTGGACTTCATAATGTCTTAAAGTATACTAATCCTGAGCTGGATAAAAAAACATATGATTCTGCGTACGAACAATTTAGTTATGGTAAGAAAGCGACTAAGGATATGTTTAAAACGATGCTTCAAGAATACTTACCGTTAATTCCTGCGAATACCCCGGTTGGGACTGGTGGTGATGAGTTAGCAGTTGCTAGTAAACAACACAAAGAATCATTATTGAAATTTGATAATGAAATTGATGCCAGTCTGGGTAGTCATCCAATGTGGATCTATAACGATAGTGCACAAAAACAGACCTATAAGCGCTTAAATAAGGACATTGTAATTGAATATTGGAGTCAAACTGGTGATCAGGACGTTAAGGCATACACTAAGGATAATATTAAAAATAATGCAACTGCATCACAGTTGCTTAAAAATGGACATAAATTAGTGAACATTAATTCTTACTTTTTATACTTACTTCCTGAAACAAGCTTCGTTACTAAAAAGAATTATAAGTACTACTTGAAGGATTTAAATAGTTACTTTGGTGAAAATATTTTTAACGAATCTAATTTCTATACTAAGGTTAAAACCTCTAAAAACATTATCGGATCTGCTTCTAGTATCTGGTATGATAATAAGCCGCAGATGACCCCTAAGCAAACCGTTAAAAAATTGATGCCGTGGGTTGATGGTTTTCTAGACTGGGTTCGAAAGGGTAAACTAACCGTTAAATAG
- the trpB gene encoding tryptophan synthase subunit beta: protein MLKSNGKFVEYGGQYVPETLMNELNKMAKVYEEAKQDPEFQRELHDLLENYANRPSLLYYAKRMSEYLGGAQIYFKREDLNHTGAHKINNVIGQALLAKRMGKKRLIAETGAGQHGVATATIAALFGMQCEIYMGKEDTDRQKLNVYRMQLLGAKVHAVTSGSMVLKDAINAALQEFAKRSDDTFYVMGSATGPHPYPTIVRDFQSVISKESRQQILDATGRLPNKVIACVGGGSNAIGSFANYINDSEVELIGVEAAGKGVDTDLTAATIEKGRLGVFHGMKSLFLQNDTGQIKPVYSISAGLDYPGVGPEHAELAAKKRAQYVGITDDEAVDAFEYIAKEEGITAAIESCHAVAYVQKIAPKMDRDQIIVCTLSGRGDKDVAAIAKYRGVDLNE, encoded by the coding sequence ATGTTAAAATCAAACGGTAAATTTGTTGAATACGGTGGACAATACGTCCCCGAAACATTAATGAATGAATTAAATAAGATGGCAAAAGTCTATGAAGAAGCTAAACAGGATCCCGAATTTCAAAGGGAACTGCATGATTTATTGGAAAATTATGCTAATCGGCCATCGTTATTGTACTATGCTAAACGGATGAGTGAATACCTCGGTGGTGCTCAAATTTACTTTAAGCGCGAAGACTTGAACCATACCGGAGCCCATAAGATTAATAACGTAATTGGACAAGCCTTACTTGCTAAGCGAATGGGAAAAAAGCGCTTAATTGCTGAAACCGGTGCTGGCCAACATGGGGTCGCAACTGCCACCATTGCCGCATTGTTTGGGATGCAATGTGAAATTTACATGGGAAAAGAAGATACAGACCGCCAAAAATTAAATGTTTACCGGATGCAATTATTGGGTGCAAAGGTGCACGCAGTTACTTCTGGATCAATGGTTCTAAAGGATGCAATTAACGCTGCCTTACAGGAATTTGCAAAGCGTAGCGATGATACCTTTTATGTAATGGGATCAGCCACCGGCCCCCATCCATACCCGACCATTGTTCGTGACTTCCAAAGCGTTATCAGTAAGGAATCCCGTCAACAGATATTAGACGCTACTGGACGCCTACCAAATAAGGTCATTGCCTGTGTTGGTGGGGGGAGTAATGCAATTGGGAGTTTTGCTAATTACATTAATGATTCAGAGGTCGAATTGATTGGGGTCGAAGCTGCTGGTAAGGGCGTTGACACCGACCTAACTGCAGCAACGATTGAAAAGGGCCGCCTGGGAGTGTTCCATGGGATGAAATCATTGTTCTTGCAAAATGATACTGGTCAAATCAAACCGGTCTATTCGATTTCTGCAGGATTGGATTATCCTGGAGTCGGGCCTGAACATGCTGAATTGGCAGCTAAAAAGCGGGCTCAATACGTTGGCATCACTGATGATGAGGCCGTAGATGCTTTCGAATACATTGCCAAAGAAGAGGGAATCACTGCTGCAATTGAAAGTTGTCATGCCGTAGCATACGTTCAAAAGATTGCCCCTAAGATGGATCGTGATCAAATTATTGTTTGTACTTTATCAGGCCGTGGCGACAAAGACGTTGCTGCCATCGCCAAATACCGAGGAGTGGATTTAAATGAGTAA
- the trpA gene encoding tryptophan synthase subunit alpha, with translation MSKLSDAFTGRHKLVGFVTANDPDMETTVANVVALAEGGADVVELGIPFSDPIADGPVIQRADLRALRDFDLPMSAIFDAVVKIREQTNVPLVFLTYLNIVLQYGYDAFCRDCKQFGINGLIIPDLPYEEKGELKPFADKYAIDLIPLITLNSGNRIKAIANDASGFVYLVSSLGVTGERDHFSDRLASIVDQIRADTDVPVAIGFGVHEPSQAKELGQFADGVIIGSAFVKIVEQYQQAAPKHLKEFASQVKSAMTADE, from the coding sequence ATGAGTAAATTATCAGATGCCTTTACCGGTCGCCATAAGTTAGTCGGGTTTGTGACTGCTAATGATCCAGATATGGAAACGACCGTTGCAAATGTGGTGGCCCTGGCTGAAGGTGGGGCCGATGTTGTTGAACTAGGAATTCCGTTTTCTGATCCAATTGCTGATGGTCCCGTTATTCAGCGGGCGGACTTACGGGCGCTTCGCGACTTTGATTTACCGATGAGTGCAATTTTTGACGCAGTGGTTAAGATTCGTGAACAAACGAATGTACCATTAGTGTTTCTCACCTACCTAAACATTGTTTTACAGTATGGCTATGATGCATTCTGTCGCGATTGCAAGCAATTTGGGATTAACGGGTTGATCATTCCAGACTTACCATATGAAGAAAAGGGTGAATTAAAGCCCTTTGCAGATAAATATGCAATTGATTTAATTCCACTGATTACTTTGAATTCAGGGAACCGGATTAAAGCAATTGCAAACGATGCGAGTGGCTTTGTTTACCTAGTATCTTCACTGGGGGTTACCGGTGAACGTGATCACTTCTCAGACCGATTAGCTTCGATTGTTGACCAGATTAGGGCTGATACTGACGTACCGGTCGCAATTGGGTTTGGGGTGCATGAGCCATCGCAGGCAAAAGAATTAGGCCAATTTGCAGATGGGGTCATTATTGGAAGCGCATTTGTAAAAATCGTGGAGCAGTATCAACAAGCTGCACCAAAACACCTAAAAGAATTCGCAAGTCAAGTTAAATCAGCAATGACTGCCGATGAATAA
- a CDS encoding Ldh family oxidoreductase, with protein MKIKANDELNYLTTVFTKKGFSKEDSHLLADTLVDADLRGISSHGIQRLAWYLKMVDDGTIQPQNPVKFLKESATSLLVDANQNMGQIACNAAMDKLIDKAKQSVISMAVIRNSNHFGTAGYWARKAVAQGLIGIAFTNTRPLVVPTNALEAFLGSNAFAFTFPAKPHPFVFDGATSVVSGGKIQVLDKKKQPLPGEWAVDKDRNVVSDAKEAEDILATAALTPNQKGGGVLTLGGSNEHNSNYKGFGNSLVVEILTGILAQGSISADTNVGKHDFSQCLLAIDPSFFGNLDALRDKATDMFNRIRNLDHLPETEIKIPGDREYRNFAYNQEHGVSIDEVTAGQIKQIASELSISAPTEISF; from the coding sequence ATGAAAATTAAAGCTAACGATGAATTAAATTATTTAACCACGGTGTTTACCAAGAAGGGATTTTCAAAAGAAGATAGCCACCTCTTAGCAGATACCCTAGTGGATGCTGATTTACGGGGGATTTCTTCACACGGGATTCAGCGGTTAGCTTGGTATTTAAAAATGGTTGATGATGGCACGATTCAACCACAAAACCCGGTTAAATTTTTAAAGGAAAGTGCCACTAGTTTATTGGTCGATGCTAATCAAAATATGGGCCAAATTGCTTGTAATGCAGCGATGGATAAATTAATTGATAAGGCAAAGCAATCGGTAATCTCAATGGCAGTCATCCGGAACTCAAATCACTTTGGAACCGCTGGTTATTGGGCGCGAAAGGCGGTCGCACAGGGACTAATTGGAATTGCATTTACTAATACCCGCCCATTGGTCGTCCCAACCAACGCATTGGAAGCATTTTTAGGTTCGAACGCGTTTGCGTTCACGTTCCCAGCCAAGCCCCATCCATTCGTATTTGACGGAGCAACATCAGTGGTTTCAGGAGGCAAAATTCAGGTACTAGATAAGAAAAAACAACCACTACCAGGCGAGTGGGCAGTTGATAAGGATCGTAACGTTGTCTCTGATGCAAAGGAGGCGGAAGATATCTTAGCAACGGCTGCATTAACGCCCAACCAAAAGGGTGGCGGTGTATTAACGCTAGGGGGTTCGAACGAACATAACTCTAATTATAAGGGATTCGGGAACTCATTGGTGGTAGAAATCCTAACCGGAATCTTGGCCCAGGGGTCGATTTCTGCGGATACAAATGTTGGTAAACATGATTTTAGCCAATGTCTATTAGCAATCGATCCATCATTTTTTGGTAATTTAGATGCACTCCGTGATAAGGCAACTGATATGTTTAACCGCATCAGAAATTTGGACCATTTACCAGAAACAGAGATTAAAATCCCTGGTGACCGGGAGTACCGGAACTTTGCTTATAATCAAGAACACGGGGTTTCAATTGATGAAGTGACCGCTGGTCAGATTAAACAGATTGCCAGTGAACTATCAATTTCCGCACCCACTGAAATCTCATTCTAA
- a CDS encoding amino acid permease, with product MDVFRKKDLAVLTAHTSPLKRSLKTMDLTLLGIGEIIGTGIFVLTGKAALTAGPSIIISFIVAAICCGFAGLCYGEFASFAPISGSAYTYSYLAFGEIIAFVIGWDLILEYALGASAVAVGWSGYFVSLLHSFGINIPASLASAAGTTPGVTSYFNLPAFLLIIILTFVIAQGINQTKRINDIMVFVKIGVILLFIVSTFWAIKSYNWKPFAPYGWYSVTHGVKTGILPGASIVFFSFIGFDAVSSSAEETINPSKTLPRGIMFSLVIATVLYVIMTLIMTGVVKYTAFKDYLNDPVIAVLRVTGQTWLSVIVSIGAILGMTTVTLVSLYGQTRISYSMGRDGLFPKFFGDVDKKRQVPVKGTWFFGIITALVAGLINLNVLSEMVNIGTLVAFILVSAGIIWMRKKHPEIHRGFKVPGVPYVPIVSIIFCFALILGLNWETWIRFIVWFAIGMAIYLVYGKHHSKMEKHN from the coding sequence ATGGATGTTTTTAGAAAAAAGGATTTAGCGGTCTTGACTGCTCACACATCCCCTCTAAAGCGAAGCCTAAAAACAATGGACTTAACTTTACTAGGAATTGGTGAAATTATTGGAACTGGGATTTTTGTTTTAACTGGGAAAGCAGCTTTAACTGCCGGACCATCAATTATCATTTCTTTTATTGTTGCTGCAATCTGTTGTGGCTTTGCCGGCCTTTGTTATGGTGAATTTGCTTCATTCGCACCCATTTCAGGGTCTGCTTATACTTATTCTTACTTAGCATTTGGCGAAATCATTGCGTTTGTAATCGGATGGGACCTAATTCTGGAATATGCTTTAGGGGCATCAGCAGTTGCAGTTGGTTGGTCTGGATATTTTGTCAGTCTATTGCATAGTTTTGGCATTAATATTCCAGCTTCGTTGGCTAGTGCGGCTGGAACCACTCCCGGAGTGACCTCCTACTTTAATCTTCCCGCATTTTTATTGATCATCATTCTAACGTTTGTGATTGCGCAGGGAATCAACCAGACTAAGCGGATTAATGATATTATGGTTTTTGTTAAAATTGGGGTAATCCTGTTGTTTATTGTTTCCACATTTTGGGCCATTAAGAGCTATAATTGGAAGCCATTTGCACCATATGGATGGTATTCGGTAACCCATGGTGTAAAGACCGGGATTTTACCTGGTGCATCCATTGTCTTTTTCTCATTTATTGGGTTTGATGCTGTATCATCTAGTGCTGAAGAAACGATTAATCCTTCTAAAACGCTACCACGGGGGATCATGTTTTCCTTGGTGATTGCAACTGTTCTATACGTCATTATGACCCTTATCATGACTGGAGTCGTTAAGTACACGGCATTTAAAGACTACTTAAACGATCCGGTAATTGCAGTCCTTCGGGTAACTGGTCAAACTTGGTTATCAGTAATTGTAAGTATCGGGGCCATTTTAGGAATGACGACCGTTACCTTAGTTTCATTATATGGTCAAACTAGAATTAGTTATTCAATGGGACGTGATGGGCTCTTTCCGAAGTTTTTTGGTGATGTCGATAAGAAGCGACAAGTGCCAGTAAAGGGAACTTGGTTTTTTGGCATTATTACTGCACTGGTTGCTGGGCTGATCAACTTAAACGTTCTATCAGAAATGGTTAATATTGGAACCCTAGTTGCTTTCATTTTGGTGTCAGCAGGAATCATTTGGATGCGCAAGAAACACCCAGAAATCCACCGTGGCTTTAAGGTCCCCGGGGTTCCATACGTGCCGATCGTATCAATTATCTTCTGCTTTGCATTAATTCTAGGGTTAAATTGGGAAACATGGATTCGATTTATCGTTTGGTTTGCCATTGGAATGGCGATTTACCTAGTATATGGGAAGCATCATTCTAAGATGGAAAAGCACAATTAA
- a CDS encoding aminotransferase class I/II-fold pyridoxal phosphate-dependent enzyme — translation MDLSNQINDSVKKMKSNEIVEFNLKIADIPGLISLTYGEPDFPTPRHIKDAAIKAINDDQSHYTDPRGIKPLRENAVKFLKDKYGLDYDPDTQITTTVGLAEGIHDVFTTILNPGDEVIIPTPTYPLYAANVKFNQATPVFVDTSDSNFILTPERLEATFKEHPNAKAIIINYPNNPVGNTYTKAELEALAAVIKQHQIFLISDEIYSELTYDEPHTSFGTLLPDQTIVMNGASKTFAMTGWRIGIVCGPANIISKINAVHTLINTNATDNAQYAASEAFKNGENDALEMKPTYLKRRQLLREGLEKAGFTSPEPSGGFYIFAKIPARFEQDSYQFGYQLAKEALVGIMPGAIFGPGGDGYIRFSYAASTEELTEVVKRIQKFVDTH, via the coding sequence ATGGATTTATCAAATCAGATTAATGATTCAGTTAAAAAAATGAAATCAAATGAGATTGTGGAATTTAACTTAAAAATTGCTGATATTCCAGGATTGATTTCATTAACGTATGGCGAACCAGATTTTCCAACCCCAAGGCACATTAAGGATGCTGCCATTAAGGCGATTAATGATGATCAAAGTCACTACACTGACCCCCGCGGGATCAAACCACTTCGTGAAAACGCAGTTAAATTTTTAAAGGATAAGTATGGACTGGATTATGATCCTGATACTCAAATCACAACTACCGTTGGGTTAGCGGAAGGAATCCACGATGTCTTTACCACGATTTTAAATCCTGGTGATGAGGTCATTATTCCCACGCCTACATATCCACTATATGCTGCCAATGTTAAATTTAATCAAGCAACCCCAGTCTTTGTGGACACTTCTGATAGTAATTTTATCTTAACTCCAGAACGCCTGGAAGCGACCTTCAAGGAACACCCAAACGCTAAGGCAATTATTATTAACTACCCTAACAACCCAGTCGGAAATACTTATACTAAGGCTGAACTGGAGGCGTTAGCAGCGGTCATTAAGCAACACCAAATTTTTCTAATTAGTGATGAAATTTATAGTGAACTAACTTATGATGAACCCCATACTTCGTTCGGGACCCTTTTACCGGATCAAACCATCGTAATGAATGGGGCTTCGAAAACGTTCGCAATGACGGGCTGGCGAATTGGGATTGTCTGTGGCCCGGCCAATATCATTAGTAAAATTAATGCGGTTCATACTTTAATTAACACTAATGCTACTGATAATGCACAGTATGCTGCAAGTGAGGCGTTTAAAAATGGCGAAAACGATGCTTTAGAAATGAAACCGACTTATTTAAAACGGCGTCAATTACTCCGGGAGGGACTAGAGAAAGCAGGCTTTACTAGTCCTGAACCTAGTGGTGGCTTTTATATTTTTGCGAAGATTCCAGCTAGATTCGAACAGGATAGCTATCAATTTGGTTATCAACTAGCAAAGGAGGCGTTAGTGGGGATTATGCCCGGGGCAATCTTTGGTCCCGGTGGTGATGGTTATATTCGCTTTAGCTATGCTGCTAGTACTGAAGAGTTAACCGAAGTGGTAAAACGGATTCAAAAGTTTGTTGATACACATTAA